Genomic window (Nomia melanderi isolate GNS246 chromosome 14, iyNomMela1, whole genome shotgun sequence):
GAATTACTGTATCGACTGTTTGCTGTTCAAAATCTTTCGAAAGAGAGTtatgttttacaattttctaatttaaatcCCAATAGTAATGTTTACAATTACGATCAGAATTGTCGTTGTTAAAACCGCCGGAAAACGAGATGCGTGATACGGGTACTTTAATGCGAAAGGACACCGGCGAGTCAGTGTACGTTCCTCcgaaaaacgaaataaacggTAACAGAGTTaggtagataaataaattacgtAATTATTCAAGGGCTTAAATTCTGAGATTCAGCTCATTTTTTACAATTACGCGGGCGTGTACATCGCGCGTGCGGAGGAGCCGCGTTACGTGGCTCGAATCGGAACGAAGCATAAACTTCGCCACGGTTTGCGACGTTACGTCCAATTGCCGGAACGTATGGCggcgttaattgaaatttaaattcgccGTACGCATTCGCGCCGTTCAAGGGACACGCGCGAAATGAAATATGCATGCTTTTTATGCGCGTTGTAATTTGACAAGCCGAAGTAGCaatcaattattgaaattaatcgcTCGCCGCGGATAAATCCTGTAATCCATCCGGCCGCACCAGCACCGCGCCGATAGAGCTTTCCCGAAAAATTGAGAGGAATTTCCAGTTTACTCCCGCGAATCGGTCATCCATCATTTCGTCGAGCCCTATCGGCGTAATAAATTATCTACTCTCCGTCTTCTCTTATAATATCGTTGGACATTACACAAATTATTATTCCTTCGCTTTGACGCGCTCGGCGTTTTCATTATGAAATTATTCCATTTCATTATACACCGTGCGACGCGAAACATGAAATCCCACTAATTCCTGCAGCAATCTGTGCATTTCAACATAAAATCGAAGAATtcggaaattcaaatatttcatcatTCAGAAACATCCAATAATTCCGTACAATTGTCGCTGAAGCAACGTTCTTTTCAGCGAATCCTTTAAACTGCTCCCCAGAAGAATCAGTAATTCctattattgcataataaagCGCACATTACCGAGTTCATAAATCCTTGTCGCAAAATAATACGACGTTCGCCATGGAAAAAAAGGTAAATTTTAAACGTCGCGCTGGAGAAGAAGCAGAACCAAGCACCGAATCCTCATCGACGATGAATCACGACGGACAGCAACCTGTTTAATTGTACCAGCAACGATTACTCGACTCGCGGAGCTCCATTAAGGGGCGAACGGGGCCGAGAGGGTGGCGACAAACGAACAGCGGAGGGCCACTTGAAAAATGGCTAGAAAATATCGCGACGAGGAACGAGTCGCTCGAGCATTAGCCAGACGCGTTCCAGCAATGGTCCCGGTGTCCCGCTGTAACCCGGCCCGAATATCCACCGTTAAGAATGCAATAACTGGCTGGCTTGCCCCGTCATAACAGCGCGTCCCGTCGCCGGTGGGCCGACCAGAATTGAATCGACCGTGGCGAAGAGGACGCCACGGTCGTCCGTTTTACGCGTATGCAAATTTTTATGTCGCGAGCTTCACACTCCGGGAGAACATATCGCGGATAAAGAGTAAACGCGACGCTGGGGCGCAAGATGCCCCCTTTCCCGAGCGTGTTTAACGCTCTCCGCGGAGCGGAGAAAACGGGGAAGCCCATTTTCCTCGCGAGGAAAGCTTTCACGCGAAATTGGCTGCATTTTGATCAATCGGAAACAGAAATAGGGAGAATAAGCGAACATATGGATAATATTGAGTTTTTTAGACACGATGGGGTAGTATGAGAGATCTAGGGATTGGTGGGTTATGCTGTtagaaatgaattgaaatgttgAGACTTCGGTTATGGTTTCTGTATAGATGACTGGTGAGTCGAACGAGAAGAACTGTGTAACTTTGTCAAATATTGTAGACTACCGATATGATGGGGAATAAAGAAAGCGTGTCCGCATCTTGgaaaatattgtgaaatgtCAGCCGAAAACACAATCGCCGCTAACGTCGGAGATAATTCACGGTGGAAGTGCGGCCGAATAGCAGTGAACGTGACAAATTTTATGGAACGATAAATTCTAATGGTTCCATTCGTCTCGCATTACCGTTGTAAGCTGTTGTATTTATGGGGACGCGATGAAGCAAGCTGGAAGATATATAATCGGTTCAACCGTAATAAAAGTCAGATATACGTCTACGCAGCTGGCTTGCGATCAGATTAAAATTGTATCGAAGTTATCATCTTGATTCTATAGCGCCATCAAGCTTTAAATTCCTTTAGCATCAGCTTTTCTTATCCATCAATGCTCCAATCAAGTATCTTCAGCTATTATACTACCGAAAAGTGAGAATTTCGATAACATCTTCGTGCTAAGAGAAATTGTAGACTATTAAGAGGATGACAGTAACATCACAAGCATAAATGACTGAATGAACTCTCAGCACTTTAAACAACCGGCCTCGATTAAACTCAAGCTGAAGCTCAACCACTGAATTACCGGTGATCCCCTTCGCTTACGAACTCCATAAGTAATCGTTCCGCATTCGGCAAACTCGGACAGCGAATTCTAATCGCGAGCTCCGACCATAAGTCACGGCGGAATCGATTCCGCTCGAAAACCATAAATATCGGGAACATTAGGAAGTAAGCCAAGTAATAATTCCAATTGCGTTCCAGGGCTCTCGTTAGGTGGAGGCCTGATAGTCCTGGCATCGGCGTTGTCCGACGCGTCCTGGGAGATTCCTGGAAAGTACAGTCTGCCATCCACGTCCAGCATGCAGACGGACGACAACGGTCTGCCTCAGTACCACTACGGCTGGTGCCTACAGTTGTCGGGGTTGGCTTTAATACTGGCAGAAGTGGCTGCCGTTCTGACGATGTCTGGATACATGGCTCGTTTCTCGACTGTCGAAGAGATGGTAAGAACCGTTAGCTTACCAGCAACGAAATCGAATAGTTACCTAGTCACTGAATAGGGTATACGAAGAAATTAGAAGCCAGTGTTGACTTTATCTTTGTCTTTTAGGTCAGAGTCATGGTGCCAGGAGCTGAAAGAAAGCTAAGAGAGCAGCGAGGCTTAAGTTCTGAGTATCTCGTGCGAGCTCATCAGAAGTCCCCTGGACCACCTCAGACCAGAGGCTTCGGGCAACCTACGAAAAGTAACTACAAACGATCCTACTTGTATAAGCAACTGATTCTACACTATCTCCAGGTAACTAACAATAGCATTGATCATTTTCCAGCGCCCCAGAGGGTTGCAGAAGAGGGCACGTCCCTTTTATGCAAGTCCGCGCCGGACATTTGCGCCTCGAATCCGCAGGCGATCAGCTACGTCGATAAAGCGGATCTCTCGCACGTGTTACCAGCGTACCCGGACGCGAAAAACGCGGACCCTGGCTATACATTCAGTGGAAAGTCAGAGGCCAGTGTGATCGATTCACGACTAAGTGGATTCGCTGATAAGGAAGGATTGATAGACTCTAGGATCCTCTCCGACTCTCGACAGAACATGATAGCCTTTACGGAGAGCAAGGAGCACCCTGTTGGCCAGGAACCACGGTACACCGAGTTCTCGCCGAGAACAGCTGAACAGAGTATAGTGGATTCAAGACTGAGCGCTTTCACCGAGAAAGAAGGTCTCTTGGACTCGAGACTCACCGGGTATGGCGAGAAGAATGAGTCTCTGCTGGACACTCCGTTCGGGTACGACACCCGGTACAACACTTTAGCTGGCCAGACAGTGCCCATCACTCTGAAGAACCAGAACACGTCTGTCTCGGCGATTCAGTCTCAgtatatttatcaaaatttcggGACGATACACTCTGGTATCCTCAGGGTATCCGAACCGGGCACCAGCTCGAGCTCCAACTCGAGTCAGAGAAGCATGACGCTGCAGAATCCGAAGAGGAAATCGCAGATCGCTCAGAATACTTTCAGCACGATGGAATGCGAGAAGAGGAAACGAGGACCCGGGCTGGCTGGTAAATCAGGATTCTACACAGGTAGCGCCGTATGACCACCACCACCTCCTCCGACACCTAGGTAACTGGAAGAGGAGGAAACGCCGCTGTAACTTTGACTAGAAGCACTGGTGGCGTGGAACTCTCATCCGTCGGAGGAATATTCTGTGCAAGAATACATTGCCGATTTCTGTTTTGTCAACCGCGGAATGCAGGATCCTACCGCATCAACCACAGAACAAGCAGAGACTGGCGGAAAGCTTGTTATCCTATGAAGGTACTCGATACCTGTCGCTGGTCACGCAGTTCCCTGCAATTCAGTAACAATTGTGCGAACAACTGAAGTTTCTAACAATGCGGAACTCGTAATAGACAATCTGAACCGGAGATTTTTTTTCATGAgacatgtaaataaattatttattatcatcgtTGAAGATCAAACTACATGTGTTAAGGTGGTTTCGAAGCGTACTTTCGAGTGACATGTTAACCGATACGACTAAGGACGAAGAGGGCGTTTCGTGGTAGCGTGCATAAAATAGCCGTAGCGTTAAGTTATATAGGCAACGTATCTTGAATGGGTTAAAACTATAGCGTCGATTTTACCGAAGAATTTATACACCTCCTACGTGTGAAACCGTGATCATGCTTCTAAAAGAGCTAGCCCGGTACTTTCTTTGAATGTTCGTTCAGGAGATCCCACGGATTCGAATCCGGCATCGCTGTAACAGTCGATCCACTAACTTCTCTGaacaaacgaaaatttcattggaacGAATTCCTCGGTGAACACGGTTAGTGGATCGACCGAGAGACCGAAAACTTGCGACTCGCTGTTCAATTTATCCTCAATTAATCACGTAATCGCGTCCCAGCTGCATAATCAATCGGGAACGGAGCTATAAAGTCGAGCGGGAATATTAATGTAGTCGATATGCTGTAATATACTCGACGGTCGGTATAATCACGAATGATCAGCGGGGCGTGAACTTGTCTGACCATTTTCGGGAGCGACGGAATGCCGCGCGAGACGTTTCGCGAGCGAGAATTTTTCGATCGGCCGTTTGACGAAACGTGTCCGAAGATTTGACCATAGAGCGGGCGCAGTATCGAGTGCGCGGAGCACGTCCGGCCCGAAAGAACGGGGAATTATAGTACAAATCCATTTTTAAAAGCGTTCACCGCTCAATCGTCGCCGTTGACCACCCGCGCTCGCCGCGGGTCGTCCGATTTCCGATCGCGACCGACGCCTATGGCAAAGTCTCGACGAACGTTCGCCAATCTTGGACATATCAGGAACGTGACGCGTTTTTAACCACAACCGCCGAAAATCGAGAGAAAACCCGTCGCGAGACTTCTTCGTTCGCTGTCCCTCATTTCGCATCGTGTACACTTTCTTACCGTAAGGGTGAGCCGCCGCGGGGGCGGAGAAGATATTTTATGCGCCGCGACGCGCACGGTACTCGCCGGCAGGAACACACACTATCGAACAGGAATCGTACGTTGTTGTGTATGTAACTTTGCAAActtgcgtatatatatatacatatatgcgtATAAAGATCGTAGGTGAATGTAATAAAGTGTTTCTTTTCTAAATGCTATGTTCATTCACCTTGTCCCTGTTTCTTTTTGTGAATAAACTTGTACGAATTGCGTGGTTGCGTTTCATTTGAATCGGGGAATCGATGGATCGATGATACTCTTTGGGAAACCATTGATTTTTCGGTTGTAATTTcgtatatcaaatatttcggagtgaaaatcaatgaaataattcattgcTGTGGGTAAATTCTGATGAAGGATTGGATTCAATATTGAGGAATTGGTAGTGACTGCCGTTGAAaaccaaattatatttttaatagcgAAATCAGGAAGATATTAGAACATTCAGTTTCTTAAACATCACCATAATTTATTGTATCAGTGATTTGattgacatttttttataaaagattcCAAATCCATCAATTAGATTATTTTGGTATTAACCACAagcaatggaaaataaaaattagtctCCGCATATAAGCTATTaccaaaaaattaaatgaacacttTATACTCAAGACTGCAAGAATTGTATAGGAATCTCACGTGAAATATTTGACGAATCAAACTCCTAACTCTTTATTCCACAAATTATTAGAATACATACATTAATGCATAACGATAAAATAAGAATACTATGAAGCGATGAGCTCTCGAGCTTCCACGATCTAGACTTACCAACATCTAACGCATCCCGCATTTAGATGGCTCTGTCCGTAAGGAGCTTTCTTCCGGGAATGGCGGCGAGCTTTCGCCAGATGGCGGACCGATCCTTATGTCGCGAGGACTTCTCCTCTAATGTTTAATTAACACCGCATAATTGCCCGACCAATTAGCCAACACCGTTTAATATTAATCTGcaatttgaattcatttcgatgcgtttaaaatttattgaatacataATTAATGCCGCGTGTTGCGAATGCAGATACGATGCACACGAATGCCGCCCCTGGCGGTTTGCGGGCTGCCCGAGTGATTTATGCGGACAGTCCGGCCGAAAGTTCACGCCGAAAAATCCCACGGATATGGCGTGATCGTTCCTGAAAATATTGTCCGCAAAAGAGATCTCCGTACGTCCGGCTGGACGCGTTTTCGTCGCGTTTCCAATTCGGAGCAGGCATGCGACGCGCCTCTAACTTCCTCTTAATTAATGGATTTAGCCTATTTCCACCGTTCCGCGTCCCGATAAATGTGATTTACGTGCCAGCCGTGGGGATGGTCACGTTCCTTTCGGAGAAAACGGGCAGAAGACAATTGAGTTATTTATCgcgagcgaaataaatcgaggCGCGACCGATGATTACTCGCGCCGCGGATTTCAT
Coding sequences:
- the LOC116429275 gene encoding uncharacterized protein LOC116429275 — encoded protein: MCCSGGPGGIRLTRCGVVCGIAALAALSTALLGPAWLHTEEKLNLPYLPRSYANVVSVRFKLGLFRVCPKIVKPANLTAPISTPSCTYVRYSSLEDVRPQELGFLQLDFTPTVVSKIRISAPFQVAAAALVLAATISALIGHCYSDHRTLVACGLFLLSGLSLGGGLIVLASALSDASWEIPGKYSLPSTSSMQTDDNGLPQYHYGWCLQLSGLALILAEVAAVLTMSGYMARFSTVEEMVRVMVPGAERKLREQRGLSSEYLVRAHQKSPGPPQTRGFGQPTKTPQRVAEEGTSLLCKSAPDICASNPQAISYVDKADLSHVLPAYPDAKNADPGYTFSGKSEASVIDSRLSGFADKEGLIDSRILSDSRQNMIAFTESKEHPVGQEPRYTEFSPRTAEQSIVDSRLSAFTEKEGLLDSRLTGYGEKNESLLDTPFGYDTRYNTLAGQTVPITLKNQNTSVSAIQSQYIYQNFGTIHSGILRVSEPGTSSSSNSSQRSMTLQNPKRKSQIAQNTFSTMECEKRKRGPGLAGKSGFYTGSAV